In Candidatus Sodalis pierantonius str. SOPE, one DNA window encodes the following:
- the clpA gene encoding ATP-dependent Clp protease ATP-binding subunit ClpA, with protein MLNQELELSLNMAFARAREHRHEFMTVEHLLLALLSNPAAREALEACTVDLVALRQELEAFIEQTTPTLPASDEERETQPTLSFQRVLQRAVFHVQSSGRSEVSGTNVLVAIFSEQESQAAYLLRKHDVSRLDVVNFISHGTRKKDETQAPGPETPVNEEQSGGEERMENFTTNLNQLARVGGIDPLIGRDRELERAIQVLCRRRKNNPLLVGESGVGKTAIAEGLAWRIVRGEVPEVIADCTIYSLDIGSLLAGTKYRGDFEKRFKALLKQLEQDQNSILFIDEIHTIIGAGAASGGQVDAANLIKPLLSSGKIRVMGSTTYQKFSNIFEKDRALARRFQKIDITEPTVEETVQILTGLKTKYEAHHDVRYTAKAVRAAVELAVKYINDRHLPDKAIDVIDEAGARSRLMPVSKRKKTVNVADIESVVARIARIPEKTVSASDRDVLKNLGDRLKMLVFGQDKAIEVLTEAIKMSRAGLGQEHKPVGSFLFAGSTGVGKTEVTVQLAKALDIELLRFDMSEYMERHTVSRLIGAPPGYVGYDQGGLLTDAVLKHPHSVLLLDEIEKAHPDVFNLLLQVMDNGTLTDNNGRKADFRNVILVMTTNAGVQETQRQSIGLIQQDNSTDAMSEIKKVFTPEFRNRLDNVIWFNHLSTEVIQQVVDKFIVELQAQLDAKGVSLEVSDDARNWLSDKGYDKAMGARPMARVMQENLKKPLANELLFGSLVDGGSVRVELDKESQTLKYQFFSAQKRKAEGAVH; from the coding sequence ATGCTCAATCAAGAACTGGAACTCAGTTTAAACATGGCTTTCGCCAGAGCGCGTGAGCACCGGCATGAATTTATGACCGTGGAACATTTGCTGCTTGCCCTGCTCAGCAACCCTGCGGCGCGTGAAGCGCTGGAGGCGTGCACGGTCGATCTGGTGGCCCTGCGCCAGGAATTGGAAGCCTTTATCGAACAAACCACACCGACCTTACCCGCAAGTGATGAAGAGCGCGAAACGCAGCCCACACTCAGTTTTCAGCGCGTACTGCAGCGCGCGGTCTTCCACGTCCAGTCGTCCGGGCGTAGCGAAGTGTCCGGCACCAACGTGCTGGTGGCGATTTTCAGCGAGCAGGAATCCCAGGCGGCCTATTTGCTGCGCAAGCATGACGTCAGCCGGTTGGATGTGGTGAATTTTATCTCCCACGGTACGCGTAAAAAAGATGAGACGCAGGCACCCGGGCCTGAAACGCCGGTCAACGAAGAGCAGTCAGGCGGGGAGGAGCGTATGGAAAACTTCACCACCAACCTTAATCAACTGGCGCGCGTCGGCGGCATCGACCCGCTGATTGGCCGCGATCGTGAGCTGGAACGCGCCATTCAGGTCCTGTGCCGCCGTCGGAAAAACAACCCGCTGCTGGTAGGCGAATCCGGGGTGGGTAAAACCGCCATCGCGGAAGGGCTGGCCTGGCGGATCGTGCGCGGCGAAGTGCCCGAGGTGATCGCCGATTGCACCATTTACTCCCTGGATATCGGTTCGCTGCTGGCCGGCACCAAGTACCGCGGCGATTTCGAGAAACGGTTCAAGGCGCTGCTCAAACAGCTTGAGCAGGACCAGAACAGCATTCTGTTTATCGATGAAATCCACACTATCATCGGCGCCGGCGCGGCTTCGGGGGGGCAAGTGGATGCCGCCAACCTGATTAAACCGTTGCTCTCCAGCGGCAAAATCCGCGTGATGGGCTCCACCACCTACCAGAAATTCAGCAATATTTTTGAAAAAGATCGCGCCCTGGCGCGTCGTTTCCAGAAAATAGACATTACGGAACCGACGGTGGAGGAAACGGTGCAGATCCTGACCGGGCTGAAAACCAAATATGAAGCCCACCACGACGTGCGCTATACTGCCAAGGCGGTGAGGGCAGCGGTGGAGCTGGCGGTGAAATACATTAACGACCGCCATCTGCCGGACAAAGCTATCGATGTCATTGATGAGGCGGGCGCGCGTAGTCGACTGATGCCTGTCAGCAAGCGTAAAAAGACCGTCAACGTGGCGGATATCGAGTCGGTAGTGGCGCGTATCGCCCGTATTCCGGAGAAAACGGTTTCAGCGAGCGACCGCGACGTGCTGAAAAATCTGGGTGACCGGCTGAAGATGCTGGTTTTTGGTCAGGACAAAGCCATCGAGGTGCTGACCGAGGCGATCAAAATGAGCCGCGCCGGGCTGGGGCAGGAGCATAAACCGGTGGGATCTTTCCTGTTTGCCGGTTCCACGGGCGTCGGTAAAACCGAGGTGACGGTGCAGTTAGCCAAAGCGCTGGATATTGAGCTGCTGCGCTTCGACATGTCTGAATATATGGAGCGACACACCGTCAGCCGCCTGATTGGCGCGCCTCCCGGCTATGTCGGCTACGATCAGGGCGGCCTGTTGACCGATGCTGTATTGAAGCATCCCCATTCCGTGCTGCTGCTTGATGAAATCGAGAAGGCCCATCCGGACGTTTTCAATCTGCTGTTGCAGGTGATGGACAACGGTACGCTGACCGACAATAACGGCCGCAAGGCGGATTTCCGTAATGTGATACTGGTGATGACCACCAACGCCGGCGTGCAGGAAACCCAGCGCCAGTCGATAGGGCTGATTCAGCAGGATAACAGCACGGACGCCATGTCGGAGATAAAGAAGGTGTTTACGCCGGAATTCCGCAACCGTCTTGATAATGTGATTTGGTTTAACCATCTCTCTACCGAGGTTATCCAGCAGGTGGTCGACAAATTTATCGTCGAGCTCCAGGCGCAGCTGGATGCCAAGGGCGTTTCGCTGGAAGTCAGCGACGACGCGCGCAACTGGCTCAGCGACAAAGGCTACGACAAAGCCATGGGCGCCCGTCCGATGGCACGCGTCATGCAGGAGAATCTGAAAAAACCGTTGGCCAACGAGCTGTTGTTCGGTTCGCTGGTGGATGGCGGTTCAGTGCGGGTGGAACTGGACAAAGAGAGTCAAACGCTCAAATACCAGTTCTTCAGCGCGCAAAAACGTAAGGCCGAAGGGGCGGTGCACTAA
- the clpS gene encoding ATP-dependent Clp protease adapter ClpS, giving the protein MGKTSDRLDERHLAEEQVKDAVQPPSMYKVILINDDYTPMEFVIDVLQKFFSYDVERATQLMLRVHYQGKAVCGIYTAEVAETKAVHVNRYARENEHPLLCTLEKA; this is encoded by the coding sequence ATGGGTAAGACAAGCGACAGGCTGGATGAGCGCCATCTAGCTGAAGAACAGGTGAAAGATGCGGTACAACCCCCGTCTATGTATAAAGTCATACTTATCAATGACGACTATACTCCAATGGAATTTGTTATTGACGTATTGCAAAAGTTCTTTTCTTATGATGTTGAACGTGCAACGCAACTGATGCTTAGGGTGCATTATCAGGGAAAGGCCGTTTGCGGTATCTATACCGCTGAGGTCGCGGAAACCAAGGCGGTTCACGTCAACCGCTACGCCCGGGAAAACGAGCATCCGTTGCTTTGTACGCTGGAAAAAGCCTGA
- the cspD gene encoding cold shock-like protein CspD — METGKVKWFNNAKGFGFICPENGGEDIFAHYSTIQMDGYRTLKAGQVVRFEVHQGPKGNHASLIVPVEAETVA; from the coding sequence ATGGAGACGGGTAAAGTTAAATGGTTCAATAACGCCAAAGGTTTTGGTTTTATCTGCCCGGAAAACGGCGGCGAGGATATCTTTGCGCACTATTCAACGATCCAGATGGACGGTTACCGGACGCTGAAAGCGGGGCAAGTCGTCAGATTCGAGGTTCATCAGGGGCCCAAAGGGAACCATGCGAGCCTGATTGTGCCTGTTGAAGCCGAGACTGTTGCCTAA